The sequence AATTAAGTAAGCTAGATTTACCAACATTAGGAGTTCCTAAAATAGTCAATTTAATGCCACTTCGAAGCAGTTCCCCCCGTCTATTATCGTTAAGGTGTTTTATTATAGCATATTTAAGTTCACCACTAAGAGTCATAACCCTATTTAATATTTCTTGTGGAATATCTTCATCGGGAAAATCAATATAAGCTTCCAGCAAACCGATAATGGTCAGTAAAGTTTGTCTCCACCCATTATAAAGCTCTTCGAGTCCTCCACCAACTTGTTTAACCGCCTGCCTATGTTGCCAAACAGTTTCTGCTTCAATTAAATCAGCAATACCTTCTGCTGCAGTTAAATCAAATTTGCCATTTAAAAACGCCCTACGAGTAAACTCCCCAGGTTCTGCCATTCTTAAACTATCGATGGTTAACAATATTTCAGTTAGCATGGCAGCAATTGCTATACTGCCATGGGTATATATTTCTACTACCTCTTCTCCAGTAAAGCTAGCTGGAGCTTGGAAGTATACTACCACTGCTTCATCAATTAATTCTTGATTTTTAGGATTTATAAGTTTTTTACAGTACATGACTCTAGGAATAAACGGGGCATTATCATTTTTAAGCAGGTGTTTTAATGCAATCAAGCTTTTAGGTCCAGAAATACGGAAGACTGCAACGCCTGCTTTTCCTGGTTTGGAGCTTTGAGCAAAAATAGTTTCCATGATGATAGAGCCTCTTGCTTAAGTAATTTATTTAATATAATATATAATAGCTTAACCTGAATAAGTTCTTGAAACTCTAGGCGTCATTGCGAGAAGCCACTTTGTGGCGACGAAGCAATCCAAGAAAATGATTAGATTTGGATTGCTTCGTCGTATTTACACACTCCTCGCTAATAGACGGAGTATACTAAAATCGGGTTAGCTATATAATTCTTAATCTTTGAAATAA comes from Candidatus Tisiphia endosymbiont of Nemotelus nigrinus and encodes:
- the mnmE gene encoding tRNA uridine-5-carboxymethylaminomethyl(34) synthesis GTPase MnmE; this encodes METIFAQSSKPGKAGVAVFRISGPKSLIALKHLLKNDNAPFIPRVMYCKKLINPKNQELIDEAVVVYFQAPASFTGEEVVEIYTHGSIAIAAMLTEILLTIDSLRMAEPGEFTRRAFLNGKFDLTAAEGIADLIEAETVWQHRQAVKQVGGGLEELYNGWRQTLLTIIGLLEAYIDFPDEDIPQEILNRVMTLSGELKYAIIKHLNDNRRGELLRSGIKLTILGTPNVGKSSLLNFLMQRDVAIVSNIEGTTRDIIEGHLDIGGYPIILQDTAGIRASDDLIELEGIKRAIESAKMADIKIIMLDAVKLNNSPSYFEEMTSIIDLIDDNTIILINKIDLLNEMYQIDVCINKLLPLNKIYLKISIKDNIGMDSLLKEIENIAHNIAGLTETPHITRQRQRAFIEKALEYLEKFTNDNFNSENDLVLATEDVRMAIRSLSNVTGKISVEEVLGEIFSNFCIGK